One part of the Arabidopsis thaliana chromosome 4, partial sequence genome encodes these proteins:
- the ABCB2 gene encoding P-glycoprotein 2 (P-glycoprotein 2 (PGP2); FUNCTIONS IN: ATPase activity, coupled to transmembrane movement of substances; INVOLVED IN: transport, transmembrane transport; LOCATED IN: membrane; EXPRESSED IN: 22 plant structures; EXPRESSED DURING: 13 growth stages; CONTAINS InterPro DOMAIN/s: ATPase, AAA+ type, core (InterPro:IPR003593), ABC transporter-like (InterPro:IPR003439), ABC transporter, transmembrane domain, type 1 (InterPro:IPR011527), ABC transporter integral membrane type 1 (InterPro:IPR017940), ABC transporter, transmembrane domain (InterPro:IPR001140), ABC transporter, conserved site (InterPro:IPR017871); BEST Arabidopsis thaliana protein match is: P-glycoprotein 10 (TAIR:AT1G10680.1); Has 857619 Blast hits to 396855 proteins in 4207 species: Archae - 14871; Bacteria - 670687; Metazoa - 17931; Fungi - 12963; Plants - 9451; Viruses - 35; Other Eukaryotes - 131681 (source: NCBI BLink).), producing the protein MYISLIFFLSNHFPPLISIPIFIFLSFSSPTNYTHLKLKKMQPSGDPAPEKEKEMTQPKVSLLKLFSFADFYDCVLMTLGSVGACIHGASVPIFFIFFGKLINIIGLAYLFPKQASHRVAKYSLDFVYLSVAILFSSWLEVACWMHTGERQAAKMRRAYLRSMLSQDISLFDTEASTGEVISAITSDILVVQDALSEKVGNFLHYISRFIAGFAIGFTSVWQISLVTLSIVPLIALAGGIYAFVAIGLIARVRKSYIKAGEIAEEVIGNVRTVQAFTGEERAVRLYREALENTYKYGRKAGLTKGLGLGSMHCVLFLSWALLVWFTSVVVHKDIADGGKSFTTMLNVVIAGLSLGQAAPDISAFVRAKAAAYPIFKMIERNTVTKTSAKSGRKLGKVDGHIQFKDATFSYPSRPDVVIFDRLNLAIPAGKIVALVGGSGSGKSTVISLIERFYEPISGAVLLDGNNISELDIKWLRGQIGLVNQEPALFATTIRENILYGKDDATAEEITRAAKLSEAISFINNLPEGFETQVGERGIQLSGGQKQRIAISRAIVKNPSILLLDEATSALDAESEKSVQEALDRVMVGRTTVVVAHRLSTVRNADIIAVVHEGKIVEFGNHENLISNPDGAYSSLLRLQETASLQRNPSLNRTLSRPHSIKYSRELSRTRSSFCSERESVTRPDGADPSKKVKVTVGRLYSMIRPDWMYGVCGTICAFIAGSQMPLFALGVSQALVSYYSGWDETQKEIKKIAILFCCASVITLIVYTIEHICFGTMGERLTLRVRENMFRAILKNEIGWFDEVDNTSSMLASRLESDATLLKTIVVDRSTILLQNLGLVVTSFIIAFILNWRLTLVVLATYPLVISGHISEKLFMQGYGGDLNKAYLKANMLAGESVSNIRTVAAFCAEEKILELYSRELLEPSKSSFRRGQIAGLFYGVSQFFIFSSYGLALWYGSTLMDKGLAGFKSVMKTFMVLIVTALAMGETLALAPDLLKGNQMVASVFEILDRKTQIVGETSEELNNVEGTIELKGVHFSYPSRPDVVIFRDFDLIVRAGKSMALVGQSGSGKSSVISLILRFYDPTAGKVMIEGKDIKKLDLKALRKHIGLVQQEPALFATTIYENILYGNEGASQSEVVESAMLANAHSFITSLPEGYSTKVGERGVQMSGGQRQRIAIARAILKNPAILLLDEATSALDVESERVVQQALDRLMANRTTVVVAHRLSTIKNADTISVLHGGKIVEQGSHRKLVLNKSGPYFKLISLQQQQQP; encoded by the exons ATGTATatctctctcatcttcttcctctctaaCCACTTTCCTCCCTTAATTTCTATCcctatatttattttcctttcattttccTCTCCAACTAATTACACACACTTGAAGCTGAAAAAAATGCAGCCGTCCGGTGATCCGGCGCcggaaaaggagaaagagatgacGCAGCCAAAAGTGTCACTGCTTAAGCTCTTCTCCTTCGCAGATTTCTATGATTGTGTTCTAATGACTCTTGGATCCGTAGGAGCGTGCATTCATGGCGCCTCGGTTCcaatctttttcatcttctttggcAAACTCATCAATATTATCGGTCTTGCTTATCTTTTCCCAAAACAAGCCTCTCACAGAGTCGCCAAg TACTCGTTGGATTTTGTATACTTGAGTGTGGCTATACTATTTTCATCATGGTtag agGTTGCATGTTGGATGCATACGGGAGAGAGGCAAGCGGCGAAGATGAGGAGAGCTTATCTCAGGTCAATGTTAAGCCAAGACATAAGCTTATTCGACACCGAAGCTTCTACAGGAGAAGTCATCTCCGCCATCACCTCCGACATCCTCGTCGTCCAAGATGCTCTCTCCGAGAAG GTAGGGAATTTCTTGCACTACATAAGCCGGTTCATAGCCGGTTTTGCAATTGGATTCACTAGTGTATGGCAAATAAGTCTTGTCACTCTATCCATAGTCCCCTTAATCGCTCTAGCTGGCGGCATCTATGCGTTCGTCGCCATCGGACTTATTGCTCGTGTCCGGAAATCATACATCAAGGCTGGTGAGATTGCAGAAGAG GTGATCGGGAATGTGAGGACCGTACAAGCATTCACCGGTGAAGAAAGGGCGGTGAGATTATACCGAGAAGCGCTGGAGAATACGTATAAGTACGGGAGAAAAGCTGGTTTAACCAAAGGATTAGGTCTTGGATCGATGCACTGTGTCTTGTTTCTATCTTGGGCCTTGCTCGTATGGTTCACAAGTGTTGTGGTCCACAAGGATATCGCCGATGGTGGCAAATCATTCACTACCATGCTCAACGTTGTCATCGCCGGCCT GTCTCTTGGACAAGCGGCGCCCGATATTTCTGCGTTTGTACGGGCAAAAGCCGCTGCTTATCCAATTTTCAAGATGATTGAACGGAACACGGTGACAAAAACAAGCGCAAAATCTGGCCGTAAACTAGGGAAAGTAGACGGGCACATTCAATTCAAAGACGCGACTTTCAGTTACCCATCTCGCCCTGATGTGGTGATCTTCGACAGGTTAAACCTAGCTATCCCTGCCGGGAAAATTGTGGCACTTGTTGGAGGAAGCGGATCAGGGAAGAGCACGGTCATATCTTTGATAGAGCGGTTCTACGAGCCTATTTCTGGAGCAGTGTTGCTAGACGGGAACAATATCAGTGAGCTGGATATTAAGTGGTTAAGAGGACAGATTGGTTTGGTTAACCAAGAACCAGCTCTGTTTGCAACAACGATTCGTGAGAACATTCTGTATGGCAAAGACGACGCAACTGCTGAGGAGATCACCCGTGCCGCAAAGCTCTCGGAAGCCATTTCTTTCATCAACAACCTCCCTGAAGGATTTGAGACTCAG GTTGGCGAGAGAGGGATTCAACTATCTGGCGGACAGAAACAAAGGATTGCTATATCAAGAGCAATTGTGAAGAATCCATCGATACTCTTACTCGACGAAGCAACAAGTGCTTTAGACGCAGAGTCGGAGAAGAGCGTGCAAGAAGCGCTGGATCGAGTGATGGTTGGGAGAACAACGGTGGTGGTGGCTCACAGACTCTCAACGGTAAGAAATGCTGACATCATAGCAGTTGTACACGAAGGTAAAATAGTTGAGTTTGGAAACCACGAGAATCTCATATCTAATCCCGACGGAGCctactcttctcttcttcgtctccaaGAGACTGCCTCATTGCAGCGTAACCCTTCCTTGAATCGCACGCTAAGCAGACCACATAG TATAAAATACTCGCGGGAACTATCAAGAACAAGATCCAGCTTCTGTTCAGAGAGGGAATCGGTAACTCGACCGGATGGGGCTGATCCATCCAAAAAAGTGAAAGTAACGGTGGGACGTCTTTACTCTATGATCCGTCCGGACTGGATGTATGGCGTGTGTGGCACGATATGTGCCTTTATCGCTGGATCTCAAATGCCCCTTTTCGCGCTTGGCGTCTCGCAAGCCTTAGTTTCCTATTACAGTGGTTGGGATGAGACTCAAAAAGAGATCAAGAAGATCGCTATCCTCTTCTGCTGCGCGTCCGTTATCACTCTAATTGTCTACACCATTGAGCATATCTGCTTTGGCACTATGGGCGAGCGTCTCACTCTCCGTGTCCGCGAAAATATGTTCAGAG CAATCTTGAAGAATGAAATCGGGTGGTTTGATGAGGTGGACAACACAAGCTCAATGTTGGCATCGCGGCTTGAGAGCGATGCAACTTTGCTTAAAACCATAGTGGTCGATAGGTCAACGATTCTACTGCAGAACTTAGGTCTAGTTGTGACCTCTTTTATCATAGCATTTATACTCAACTGGCGTCTCACTCTTGTCGTCTTGGCCACATACCCATTGGTTATAAGCGGACATATCAGCGAG AAACTTTTCATGCAAGGATATGGAGGAGACTTGAACAAAGCATACTTAAAGGCCAACATGTTGGCCGGTGAGTCTGTTAGCAACATCCGCACGGTCGCTGCCTTCTGTGCTGAGGAAAAGATTCTAGAACTTTATTCAAGAGAGCTTTTAGAACCTTCCAAAAGTTCTTTCAGGCGTGGACAAATTGCAGGACTTTTCTACGGTGTCTCTCagttcttcattttctcttccTATGGCCTCGCCCTCTG GTACGGATCAACTTTGATGGACAAAGGATTAGCGGGCTTCAAATCAGTGATGAAAACATTCATGGTTTTGATTGTGACGGCGTTAGCGATGGGTGAGACATTGGCTCTAGCTCCGGATCTGCTGAAAGGAAACCAGATGGTTGCGTCCGTGTTTGAGATCTTGGACCGGAAAACTCAGATCGTTGGAGAAACCAGCGAGGAGCTGAACAATGTGGAAGGCACGATTGAGCTCAAAGGCGTCCACTTTAGCTACCCTTCGAGACCAGATGTTGTAATTTTCCGGGACTTTGATCTGATAGTTCGTGCCGGAAAGAGCATGGCGCTCGTTGGACAGAGTGGATCTGGGAAAAGTTCTGTTATTTCACTCATTCTCCGGTTCTATGACCCGACTGCTGGAAAAGTCATGATAGAGG GAAAAGACATCAAGAAACTAGATTTGAAAGCATTGAGGAAACACATTGGTCTTGTTCAACAAGAACCAGCACTTTTCGCCACAACAATCTACGAGAACATTTTGTATGGAAACGAAGGAGCATCTCAATCTGAAGTCGTCGAATCAGCTATGCTCGCAAATGCTCACAGCTTCATTACCTCTCTCCCAGAAGGTTACTCTACCAAAGTCGGTGAACGTGGAGTTCAAATGTCAGGCGGGCAGAGACAGAGGATCGCTATCGCTAGAGCCATTCTCAAGAATCCAGCAATTCTATTACTTGACGAAGCCACAAGCGCTTTGGACGTTGAATCTGAGCGTGTG GTACAACAAGCATTGGATCGGTTAATGGCTAACCGGACGACTGTGGTAGTTGCTCACAGGCTATCGACGATCAAGAACGCTGACACGATAAGTGTATTACACGGAGGTAAGATCGTAGAGCAAGGCAGCCACCGTAAGCTCGTTCTAAACAAGAGTGGTCCATATTTTAAACTTATCAGTcttcagcagcagcaacaacctTAA
- the PSD3 gene encoding phosphatidylserine decarboxylase 3 (phosphatidylserine decarboxylase 3 (PSD3); FUNCTIONS IN: phosphatidylserine decarboxylase activity; INVOLVED IN: N-terminal protein myristoylation, phospholipid biosynthetic process; LOCATED IN: endoplasmic reticulum; EXPRESSED IN: 23 plant structures; EXPRESSED DURING: 13 growth stages; CONTAINS InterPro DOMAIN/s: EF-Hand 1, calcium-binding site (InterPro:IPR018247), C2 calcium/lipid-binding domain, CaLB (InterPro:IPR008973), EF-hand-like domain (InterPro:IPR011992), Calcium-binding EF-hand (InterPro:IPR002048), Phosphatidylserine decarboxylase-related (InterPro:IPR003817), EF-HAND 2 (InterPro:IPR018249), Phosphatidylserine decarboxylase (InterPro:IPR005221); BEST Arabidopsis thaliana protein match is: phosphatidylserine decarboxylase 2 (TAIR:AT5G57190.1); Has 30201 Blast hits to 17322 proteins in 780 species: Archae - 12; Bacteria - 1396; Metazoa - 17338; Fungi - 3422; Plants - 5037; Viruses - 0; Other Eukaryotes - 2996 (source: NCBI BLink).) — MGNGNSTETKESRRSKMRKKIQNFRSRRRLSRPGSGSVSGLASQRSVSADDFAGIALLTLIGAEMKFKDKWLACVSFGEQTFRSEISDSTEKPIWNSEKKLLLEKNGPSLARISVFETNRLLKNNIVGYCELDLLDFVVQEPDSTCKSFDLLDPASSNVVGSMFVSCSVEDPVETETCFAKRILSIVDYDEDGKLSFSEFSDLMNAFGNVVAANKKEELFKAADLNGDGVVTIDELAALLAVQQEQEPIINSCPVCGEALQLDKLNAMIHMTLCFDEGTGNQMTGGFLTDRQASYGWMFKLSEWTHLSTYDVGLNTGSSASHIVVIDRKTKRLVEELIDSKIVMSMRAIYQSKIGLRLMDQGAKEILQNLSEKQGKKMNSVESAQNIPSFLEFFKDQINMAEVKYPLDHFKTFNEFFVRELKPGARPIACMDQDDVAVSAADCRLMAFQSVDDSTRFWIKGRKFSIKGLLGNDVQSDAFLDGSLVIFRLAPQDYHRFHSPVSGVIEKFVNVSGSLYTVNPIAVNSKYCNVFTENKRTIVIISTAEFGKVAFVAIGATMVGSISFVRQEGDHVKKGDELGYFSFGGSTVICVFEKDSIKIDEDLLANSARSLETLVTVGMQLGVSFPKLENCVLEP, encoded by the exons ATGGGAAACGGAAACTCAACGGAGACGAAAGAGTCGCGCCGATCAAAGATGCGtaagaagattcaaaactTTCGCAGCCGCCGCCGTCTTAGTCGTCCAGGATCCGGAAGCGTCTCTGGATTGGCTAGTCAGAGATCTGTGAGCGCAGATGATTTCGCCGGCATTGCTCTTCTCACTCTTATCGGC GCGGAGATGAAGTTCAAGGACAAGTGGCTCGCCTGTGTTTCCTTCGGGGAACAAACTTTCCGTTCGGAAATTTCAGATTC CACAGAGAAGCCGATTTGGAACTCG GAAAAGAAGCTTCTCCTGGAGAAAAATGGACCAAGTCTGGCTAGAATCTCTGTATTTGAG ACCAATAGACTCTTGAAGAACAATATCGTTGGTTATTGTGAGCTTGATCTACTTGATTTCGTAGTACAG GAACCTGACTCTACTTGCAAGTCATTTGACCTGTTAGACCCGGCCTCATCTAACGTTGTTGGCAGCATGTTTGTTTCATGCTCCGTTGAG GATCCTGTTGAAACCGAGACATGTTTCGCGAAGCGTATTTTGTCCATAGTG GATTATGACGAAGATGGAAAACTCTCATTCTCAGAGTTCTCTGATCTGATGAATGCTTTTGGGAATGTAGTGGCTGCTAACAAG AAAGAGGAGTTGTTCAAAGCCGCTGACCTGAATGGGGATGGTGTTGTTACAATTGATGAGTTGGCTGCACTTCTTGCCGTTCAACAGGAACA GGAGCCAATTATAAATAGTTGTCCGGTTTGCGGTGAGGCTCTTCAACTTGACAAGCTCAATGCAATGATCCATATGACTCTCTGTTTTGACGAAGGAACTGGTAATCAAATGACCGGAGGGTTCTTGACTGATAGGCAGGCTTCATATGG ATGGATGTTCAAACTAAGTGAATGGACTCATCTATCAACTTATGATGTTGGTTTGAATACTGGTTCAAGTGCTTCACATATTGTG GTGATTGATAGGAAGACTAAGAGGCTCGTGGAAGAGTTGATTGATTCAAAGATTGTTATGTCTATGAGAGCTATTTACCAGTCAAAAATAGGACTCCGGCTTATGGACCAAG GAGCAAAAGAGATTTTGCAGAACCTTTCTGAGAAACAGGGGAAAAAAATGAACTCAGTTGAATCTGCCCAAAATATTCCCAGCTTTCTCGAGTTTTTCAAG GATCAAATAAACATGGCCGAAGTCAAGTATCCTCTGGACCATTTTAAG ACGTTCAATGAATTCTTCGTACGGGAGTTAAAGCCTGGTGCAAGACCAATTGCGTGCATGGATCAGGATGATGTTGCTGTATCTGCTGCTGATTGTCGATTAATGGCATTTCAATCGGTTGATGATAGCACACGGTTCTGGATCAAG GGCCGTAAGTTTTCAATCAAAGGCCTCCTTGGAAATGATGTGCAGTCGGATGCTTTCCTTGATGGATCTTTGGTGATATTCCGATTGGCGCCACAG GACTATCATCGTTTTCATTCTCCTGTCTCTGGTGTCATTGAAAAGTTTGTCAATGTTTCTGGAAGCTTATATACG GTTAATCCGATTGCTGTCAATAGCAAGTACTGTAATGTGTTCACTGAGAATAAACGGACCATCGTAATTATATCAACAGCAGAGTTTGGAAAG GTCGCATTTGTTGCGATTGGAGCAACAATGGTTGGTAGTATCAGCTTTGTTAGGCAAGAGGGAGACCATGTGAAGAAAGGGGACGAG CTTGGTTACTTTTCATTTGGTGGAAGCACAGTTATATGCGTCTTTGAAAAG GACTCGATTAAGATTGATGAGGATCTCTTAGCTAACAGTGCTAGGTCCTTGGAGACATTAGTTACTGTTGGAATGCAACTTGGTGTCTCCTTTCCAAAGCTGGAAAACTGTGTACTTGAGCCCTGA